The following nucleotide sequence is from Synechococcales cyanobacterium T60_A2020_003.
AGTCGGAGCGGCAAAAGCTGCTGCAACTGGAACACTTCCTGCATCAGCGGGTCATTGGTCAGAACGAAGCGGTGGAAGCCGTAGCCGCTGCGATTCGTCGTGCCCGTGCTGGCATGAAAGATCCCGGTCGTCCGATTGGGTCCTTCCTGTTCATGGGGCCAACGGGGGTGGGTAAAACGGAGTTGGCGCGCACCTTAGCGGAATCCCTATTCGATACCGACGATGCCCTGGTGCGGATCGATATGTCGGAATATATGGAAAAACATTCGGTAGCTCGTCTGATCGGTGCGCCGCCGGGCTATGTCGGCTACGAGGAAGGCGGACAGTTAACCGAGGCGATTCGTCGCCATCCCTATTCGGTCGTGTTGCTGGATGAGGTCGAAAAAGCTCACCCCGATGTGTTCAACATCCTCCTGCAAATTTTGGATGATGGACAGGTGACCGATTCCCAAGGGCGCACGGTGGATTGCCGCAACGTCGTCGTCGTGATGACCAGCAACATTGGCTCCCAGCACATTCTGGATGTGTCGGGAGATGATTCTAAGTACGAAGAGATGCGGAAACGGGTGTTGGAAGCACTGCGATCGCACTTCCGACCAGAATTTTTAAACCGTGTCGATGACATCATCCTCTTCCACCCCCTCAGCCTCAAGGAACTGGAACGGATTGTGGGCATTCAGCTTCAGCGGATTCATCGCCTGTTAGCGGATCAAAAGATGACCCTAGAACTCACCGATGCAGCCCAGAAGCACCTTGCCGATGCGGGCTACGATCCGGTCTATGGTGCGCGACCTTTGAAGCGAGCCATCCAGAAAGAACTGGAAAATCCCCTTGCGACTAAGATTCTGGAGAATACCTTCATTGAGGGCGATCGCATTTTCATTGATGTGAAAGAGGGGGAGTTGGTCTTTGAGAAAAAGCCAACGGAGGACGAACCCAAACCCACTAAACCGGAAGAAGAAGAATCTATCCCAGTCGTTCCGGGTGTTCCGGCCGAAAGTTAAACGAAACCGAGTATTACTGATACACAACTCTGAAACGTTCACAAACTAACAGCATTTCAGGGGTAGGTTGCTTGCCAATGGTCGGTAATACTCGCGAAAAGTACGTTTAATGATCCCGTCGCCAAGATTCGAGCGATCGAGCGTCCTCGCCCTCCTCAAAGGCAAACTGTGCATCTACGTCACTAAAGGCTCGAATGGTTACCGCTGTGGTTTCAATAATGCACAGCGGACTCCGATTCCCATCCAGAACAATGGTTTTTGAGCCGATTTTAGGAAGGTCACTACCCTCTGCCTCCCATTCCCATAAAGCGGAACAGGTTGCCGTTTTGTCCTCTTTCAGGATCAAGTTCCCAAGTTCATCTGCCAAATCAGAATTATCCCCAAATTGATCCGCTTCATAGCCTTCATCCCTAAATGAAGCATCGAGGAGGGATGCCAAGTACGATTGCCAATACTGTTCTAAGTGTTTCTGGCTCACAAGATTTCAACTAAGGAGCGCATTGAATGGATGGGAGCGATCACCAGCGTTCTAATCTATGGCAATCTTAACCTCTCAATTCGCTACGCAGCATCGCTCCATTCGCCTCTCTCCTCCGCTTCCCGTTGGCCTAACTCAACGCATCCTTAAGAACGGTACGGGCTGCAAGCTGATTCCGAGTTGAGGTTAGAATTTCGGCTTCTCGCTCCAACCGGGCCGAGGTGCTCTGCATTTCCAGCAACGCCTGCTTTTCCATCGCCACCCCATACAGATTGTCAGCCACCCAGTAGGAGAGCTCGATGGGCAGATCGGGAATATCGTTAGGTAACTGGATGTCTTGCCCAGTCAGCTTGGCGGAGAGGCGAACGACATCCTGTAAAAGTTGATCCACTTCGGTAGAAAGCGATCGCAGATCTCGGTCTTCTGGCTGATCCTCAATCCACTCCACTCGTCCGACCCGATAGGGCTTTTCGCGCACATAGTCTAAAACTCGGAAGCGCTGCTGCCCCAGAGTTTTAATGTACATTCGGTCGTCTGGCAGTCGCTGACAGTGAATCACCTCCGCACAGCATCCCACATCGGACACCTTTCCAGTGCTGGGATCAATCATCAAGACCCCAAAGCGGCGATCGCCCTGGAGGATGGTATTCATCATGATCCGGTAGCGGAACTCGAAAATATGGAGATGGAGAGGTCGGTCTGGGAACAAAACAACTTCCGGTAAAGGAAATAGAGGAAGTTCCTGAACTGCCACTGAAGAAGAAGAAGCCATCGCGCAAAAGGGTACTTAGAGAACCGAGGACATTTAAATTATGAACTTTTCTTACCTTAACCGATCCGACTTCTTCCTAAAACCGTAGCCTCTGCTGATATCAAATCCGCTTGAATACAAATTGGTTGTACGGTCGGGGTTAGCCAACCAAACCTAGTAGATATCGAGATCTAACCGCAAAGACTGCCTCCATGCACGTTGAATCGAGCATTGATTCACTAGATTTGATGTCATAGTAAAACGACGACAGCATCCCATCCATCGCCTTTTGCGATTGGCACTGGCTAACCTTGAGTTCGCAAACTGGCAAACGTTCGTAGATGCCTAATCCAATTCCTCTTCGCCAATATCCGAGAGGGCAACGGGTACATGGGTCGGATCGCGTAATTCATCCACTAAGGCTTGAATTTCCGCCGGAGGGGGATCGGTTAGACGCGAGACCTATAGGTAACGATAAAG
It contains:
- a CDS encoding LON peptidase substrate-binding domain-containing protein, giving the protein MASSSSVAVQELPLFPLPEVVLFPDRPLHLHIFEFRYRIMMNTILQGDRRFGVLMIDPSTGKVSDVGCCAEVIHCQRLPDDRMYIKTLGQQRFRVLDYVREKPYRVGRVEWIEDQPEDRDLRSLSTEVDQLLQDVVRLSAKLTGQDIQLPNDIPDLPIELSYWVADNLYGVAMEKQALLEMQSTSARLEREAEILTSTRNQLAARTVLKDALS